Proteins from one Embleya scabrispora genomic window:
- a CDS encoding neocarzinostatin apoprotein domain-containing protein has translation MIHPVEPPHDPMHDDAGRPGPPAVETGPAVETAGTVAAPVIAAFAAGLPVGALVLLGDALGGVVGMPVKAVRYMLLTTVLLTALAAAASHRWPRAGDARRPGTVSGVLACALLVVAALVPTVTVFGAALLAVGLPAGRAVAAARRSPVLGGRAATWWYVAVLSGLASAGVVCALLPDDPESALAICAGVAGALHLLVAVGGTGRRTTSTLAAGVVSPRRRAAVPRTLAAGYAGAAFAFVGASVVLTDLLLFRWTILGPGVPWRYTAALTAAALVLALSTVGARRPSAAGSAPVLLMAASTGPVLVATAPGDLTSVAGLTVAAAASALAAIGLDSRIRALDPDMRGAGPISWAFLGAVAAVVCRWGLSRLLSAEDASVLLAAPVAMAAVATAYGMRSTRGRTAAVGIRASGKSAAIVVGAAVLATGLLGPGSAPIAHAAEVPTVEVTATNALSAGQKVTVTGHGFRAGLRAVAVGQCSEGYTGPHQCALTAGATFVNVDSHGRLPKVVLTMVTSVHEVDCLTRQCVIGVGPLPGSNPRALVDANTVDVRLGFTGGAVQGDTRTSIPSAGGTAATEPAGTGDISPLLWSLTLGFLVVCLGVVLRLHHARPTRSTDTA, from the coding sequence ATGATCCATCCCGTCGAACCCCCGCACGACCCCATGCACGACGACGCCGGGCGGCCGGGACCGCCTGCAGTCGAGACCGGGCCGGCCGTCGAGACCGCGGGGACGGTCGCCGCACCGGTGATCGCCGCGTTCGCCGCGGGGCTGCCCGTCGGTGCCCTGGTCCTGCTGGGCGACGCCCTGGGCGGTGTCGTCGGCATGCCCGTCAAGGCGGTGCGCTACATGCTGCTGACGACCGTGCTGCTCACGGCGCTCGCCGCGGCGGCATCCCACCGTTGGCCGCGTGCCGGGGATGCGCGCCGTCCCGGCACGGTCTCCGGCGTCCTCGCGTGCGCCCTCCTGGTCGTCGCGGCGCTGGTGCCCACCGTGACCGTGTTCGGTGCGGCGCTGCTCGCGGTCGGACTGCCGGCCGGCCGCGCGGTGGCCGCGGCTCGGCGATCCCCCGTTCTCGGCGGGCGGGCCGCGACGTGGTGGTACGTGGCCGTCCTGTCGGGTCTCGCGTCCGCCGGTGTGGTGTGCGCGCTGTTGCCCGACGATCCCGAGAGCGCGCTCGCGATCTGCGCGGGCGTCGCGGGAGCGCTGCACCTGCTCGTCGCCGTCGGCGGAACCGGGCGGCGGACGACATCGACGCTCGCCGCCGGCGTGGTGTCCCCTCGTCGGAGGGCGGCCGTCCCCCGCACGCTTGCGGCCGGCTACGCGGGCGCGGCGTTCGCGTTCGTCGGGGCGAGCGTCGTCCTGACGGACCTGCTCCTGTTTCGATGGACGATCCTGGGACCGGGCGTTCCGTGGCGGTACACGGCAGCCCTGACCGCCGCCGCCCTCGTGCTCGCCCTGTCGACCGTGGGCGCTCGCCGCCCATCCGCCGCGGGGAGCGCGCCGGTTCTCCTGATGGCGGCCTCGACCGGCCCCGTCCTGGTCGCCACCGCCCCCGGGGACCTGACGTCGGTGGCGGGCCTGACCGTCGCGGCCGCGGCGAGCGCGCTCGCGGCGATCGGCCTCGACTCTCGGATCCGGGCACTCGATCCCGACATGCGCGGAGCCGGTCCCATCTCCTGGGCGTTCCTCGGCGCGGTCGCCGCCGTCGTCTGCCGTTGGGGACTGAGCCGCCTGCTGTCCGCCGAGGACGCCTCGGTGCTGCTCGCCGCGCCCGTCGCGATGGCGGCCGTGGCCACCGCGTACGGCATGCGCTCCACTCGCGGGCGGACGGCCGCCGTCGGTATCCGCGCGTCCGGGAAGAGCGCGGCGATCGTGGTCGGCGCCGCCGTACTCGCAACCGGCCTCCTCGGCCCGGGAAGTGCCCCGATCGCCCACGCGGCCGAGGTACCCACCGTCGAGGTCACCGCGACCAACGCGCTGAGCGCGGGGCAGAAGGTGACCGTCACCGGACACGGATTCCGGGCCGGTCTCAGGGCCGTCGCGGTCGGGCAGTGCTCCGAGGGCTACACCGGTCCCCACCAGTGCGCCCTGACCGCGGGCGCGACCTTCGTCAACGTCGACTCGCACGGCCGGCTGCCCAAGGTCGTGCTGACGATGGTGACTTCCGTACACGAGGTCGACTGCCTCACCCGCCAGTGCGTGATCGGCGTGGGCCCCCTGCCCGGTTCGAATCCGCGGGCACTGGTGGACGCCAACACGGTCGACGTCCGTCTCGGGTTCACCGGCGGCGCCGTCCAGGGCGACACCCGCACGAGCATCCCCTCCGCCGGCGGCACCGCCGCGACCGAACCTGCGGGCACCGGCGACATCTCTCCCCTGCTCTGGTCACTCACGCTCGGGTTCCTCGTCGTGTGCCTCGGAGTCGTCCTGCGGCTCCACCACGCCCGACCCACCCGGTCCACCGACACCGCGTGA